The proteins below are encoded in one region of Festucalex cinctus isolate MCC-2025b chromosome 2, RoL_Fcin_1.0, whole genome shotgun sequence:
- the LOC144013369 gene encoding deoxyribonuclease gamma-like isoform X1 — protein sequence MDGCHNNMNVLTMRWRVPCRCLLPAFLCVAVWGGAISAFRICAYNLQKLDSQKASNNRVLHTITRIASRCDIILLQEVMASDSSSIKSLLASLNRYSRREAQRYDGYHYSSVSSSSLGKPDDLQKYVFIYRTETVHVKGQHQYQGQNHFVRAPFAVYVHSNTTAIKNFVLGGLHADPSSAVQEIDRLYDVFKQVLNKWNDKNVMFLGNFHAGCAYMTRRDKKNIRLVTNTSFSWLIGDKTDTTITDETSCAYDRIVVHGKSFLKAIMPFSAKVFNFPQEFKLTRTTALQVSEHFPVEVSLKSSALLLQATPLLLLLTVTLGCLLLSL from the exons atggatggatgtcacaacaatatgaatgtc TTGACCATGAGGTGGCGTGTTCCTTGCCGTTGTCTCTTgccggccttcctgtgtgtgGCGGTTTGGGGCGGGGCCATCTCGGCGTTCAGGATCTGTGCCTACAATCTGCAGAAGCTTGACTCACAGAAGGCGTCAAACAACAGAGTGCTGCACACAATCACGCGG ATCGCATCTCGTTGTGACATCATACTCCTCCAGGAAGTGATGGCTTCTGATAGCTCCTCCATCAAAAGTCTGCTGGCGTCACTCAACAGGTACAGTAGAAG GGAAGCTCAAAG GTATGACGGTTACCACTACAGCTCAGTGTCCAGCTCCAGTCTGGGGAAGCCGGATGACCTTCAGAAGTACGTTTTCATCTACAG GACAGAGACCGTGCATGTGAAGGGTCAGCATCAGTATCAGGGCCAGAATCATTTTGTCCGAGCGCCGTTTGCCGTTTACGTCCACAGCAACACAACTG CTATCAAGAATTTTGTTCTGGGCGGGCTGCACGCTGACCCAAGCAGCGCCGTCCAGGAGATCGACCGCCTGTATGATGTTTTCAAACAAGTACTAAACAAATGGAACGACAAG aACGTGATGTTCTTAGGAAATTTCCACGCTGGCTGCGCTTACATGACACGCCGTGACAAAAAGAACATCCGACTCGTCACCAACACCAGCTTCTCGTGGCTCATCGGAGACAAAACGGACACCACCATCACGGACGAGACGAGCTGCGCATATGATCG GATCGTCGTGCACGGGAAGTCTTTCCTGAAAGCCATAATGCCGTTCTCCGCCAAAGTCTTCAACTTCCCTCAGGAGTTCAAACTGACCAGGACAACA GCTCTGCAGGTGAGCGAGCACTTTCCTGTGGAGGTGAGCCTCAAGAGCTCAGCCCTGCTCCTTCAAGCCACGCCGCTCCTGCTTCTACTTACCGTCACCCTCGGCTGCTTGCTGTTGTCTCTGTGA
- the LOC144013369 gene encoding deoxyribonuclease gamma-like isoform X2 produces MDGCHNNMNVLTMRWRVPCRCLLPAFLCVAVWGGAISAFRICAYNLQKLDSQKASNNRVLHTITRIASRCDIILLQEVMASDSSSIKSLLASLNREAQRYDGYHYSSVSSSSLGKPDDLQKYVFIYRTETVHVKGQHQYQGQNHFVRAPFAVYVHSNTTAIKNFVLGGLHADPSSAVQEIDRLYDVFKQVLNKWNDKNVMFLGNFHAGCAYMTRRDKKNIRLVTNTSFSWLIGDKTDTTITDETSCAYDRIVVHGKSFLKAIMPFSAKVFNFPQEFKLTRTTALQVSEHFPVEVSLKSSALLLQATPLLLLLTVTLGCLLLSL; encoded by the exons atggatggatgtcacaacaatatgaatgtc TTGACCATGAGGTGGCGTGTTCCTTGCCGTTGTCTCTTgccggccttcctgtgtgtgGCGGTTTGGGGCGGGGCCATCTCGGCGTTCAGGATCTGTGCCTACAATCTGCAGAAGCTTGACTCACAGAAGGCGTCAAACAACAGAGTGCTGCACACAATCACGCGG ATCGCATCTCGTTGTGACATCATACTCCTCCAGGAAGTGATGGCTTCTGATAGCTCCTCCATCAAAAGTCTGCTGGCGTCACTCAACAG GGAAGCTCAAAG GTATGACGGTTACCACTACAGCTCAGTGTCCAGCTCCAGTCTGGGGAAGCCGGATGACCTTCAGAAGTACGTTTTCATCTACAG GACAGAGACCGTGCATGTGAAGGGTCAGCATCAGTATCAGGGCCAGAATCATTTTGTCCGAGCGCCGTTTGCCGTTTACGTCCACAGCAACACAACTG CTATCAAGAATTTTGTTCTGGGCGGGCTGCACGCTGACCCAAGCAGCGCCGTCCAGGAGATCGACCGCCTGTATGATGTTTTCAAACAAGTACTAAACAAATGGAACGACAAG aACGTGATGTTCTTAGGAAATTTCCACGCTGGCTGCGCTTACATGACACGCCGTGACAAAAAGAACATCCGACTCGTCACCAACACCAGCTTCTCGTGGCTCATCGGAGACAAAACGGACACCACCATCACGGACGAGACGAGCTGCGCATATGATCG GATCGTCGTGCACGGGAAGTCTTTCCTGAAAGCCATAATGCCGTTCTCCGCCAAAGTCTTCAACTTCCCTCAGGAGTTCAAACTGACCAGGACAACA GCTCTGCAGGTGAGCGAGCACTTTCCTGTGGAGGTGAGCCTCAAGAGCTCAGCCCTGCTCCTTCAAGCCACGCCGCTCCTGCTTCTACTTACCGTCACCCTCGGCTGCTTGCTGTTGTCTCTGTGA
- the LOC144013369 gene encoding deoxyribonuclease gamma-like isoform X3: MDGCHNNMNVLTMRWRVPCRCLLPAFLCVAVWGGAISAFRICAYNLQKLDSQKASNNRVLHTITRIASRCDIILLQEVMASDSSSIKSLLASLNRYSRRYDGYHYSSVSSSSLGKPDDLQKYVFIYRTETVHVKGQHQYQGQNHFVRAPFAVYVHSNTTAIKNFVLGGLHADPSSAVQEIDRLYDVFKQVLNKWNDKNVMFLGNFHAGCAYMTRRDKKNIRLVTNTSFSWLIGDKTDTTITDETSCAYDRIVVHGKSFLKAIMPFSAKVFNFPQEFKLTRTTALQVSEHFPVEVSLKSSALLLQATPLLLLLTVTLGCLLLSL, encoded by the exons atggatggatgtcacaacaatatgaatgtc TTGACCATGAGGTGGCGTGTTCCTTGCCGTTGTCTCTTgccggccttcctgtgtgtgGCGGTTTGGGGCGGGGCCATCTCGGCGTTCAGGATCTGTGCCTACAATCTGCAGAAGCTTGACTCACAGAAGGCGTCAAACAACAGAGTGCTGCACACAATCACGCGG ATCGCATCTCGTTGTGACATCATACTCCTCCAGGAAGTGATGGCTTCTGATAGCTCCTCCATCAAAAGTCTGCTGGCGTCACTCAACAGGTACAGTAGAAG GTATGACGGTTACCACTACAGCTCAGTGTCCAGCTCCAGTCTGGGGAAGCCGGATGACCTTCAGAAGTACGTTTTCATCTACAG GACAGAGACCGTGCATGTGAAGGGTCAGCATCAGTATCAGGGCCAGAATCATTTTGTCCGAGCGCCGTTTGCCGTTTACGTCCACAGCAACACAACTG CTATCAAGAATTTTGTTCTGGGCGGGCTGCACGCTGACCCAAGCAGCGCCGTCCAGGAGATCGACCGCCTGTATGATGTTTTCAAACAAGTACTAAACAAATGGAACGACAAG aACGTGATGTTCTTAGGAAATTTCCACGCTGGCTGCGCTTACATGACACGCCGTGACAAAAAGAACATCCGACTCGTCACCAACACCAGCTTCTCGTGGCTCATCGGAGACAAAACGGACACCACCATCACGGACGAGACGAGCTGCGCATATGATCG GATCGTCGTGCACGGGAAGTCTTTCCTGAAAGCCATAATGCCGTTCTCCGCCAAAGTCTTCAACTTCCCTCAGGAGTTCAAACTGACCAGGACAACA GCTCTGCAGGTGAGCGAGCACTTTCCTGTGGAGGTGAGCCTCAAGAGCTCAGCCCTGCTCCTTCAAGCCACGCCGCTCCTGCTTCTACTTACCGTCACCCTCGGCTGCTTGCTGTTGTCTCTGTGA
- the LOC144013369 gene encoding deoxyribonuclease-1-like isoform X4, with the protein MDGCHNNMNVLTMRWRVPCRCLLPAFLCVAVWGGAISAFRICAYNLQKLDSQKASNNRVLHTITRIASRCDIILLQEVMASDSSSIKSLLASLNRYDGYHYSSVSSSSLGKPDDLQKYVFIYRTETVHVKGQHQYQGQNHFVRAPFAVYVHSNTTAIKNFVLGGLHADPSSAVQEIDRLYDVFKQVLNKWNDKNVMFLGNFHAGCAYMTRRDKKNIRLVTNTSFSWLIGDKTDTTITDETSCAYDRIVVHGKSFLKAIMPFSAKVFNFPQEFKLTRTTALQVSEHFPVEVSLKSSALLLQATPLLLLLTVTLGCLLLSL; encoded by the exons atggatggatgtcacaacaatatgaatgtc TTGACCATGAGGTGGCGTGTTCCTTGCCGTTGTCTCTTgccggccttcctgtgtgtgGCGGTTTGGGGCGGGGCCATCTCGGCGTTCAGGATCTGTGCCTACAATCTGCAGAAGCTTGACTCACAGAAGGCGTCAAACAACAGAGTGCTGCACACAATCACGCGG ATCGCATCTCGTTGTGACATCATACTCCTCCAGGAAGTGATGGCTTCTGATAGCTCCTCCATCAAAAGTCTGCTGGCGTCACTCAACAG GTATGACGGTTACCACTACAGCTCAGTGTCCAGCTCCAGTCTGGGGAAGCCGGATGACCTTCAGAAGTACGTTTTCATCTACAG GACAGAGACCGTGCATGTGAAGGGTCAGCATCAGTATCAGGGCCAGAATCATTTTGTCCGAGCGCCGTTTGCCGTTTACGTCCACAGCAACACAACTG CTATCAAGAATTTTGTTCTGGGCGGGCTGCACGCTGACCCAAGCAGCGCCGTCCAGGAGATCGACCGCCTGTATGATGTTTTCAAACAAGTACTAAACAAATGGAACGACAAG aACGTGATGTTCTTAGGAAATTTCCACGCTGGCTGCGCTTACATGACACGCCGTGACAAAAAGAACATCCGACTCGTCACCAACACCAGCTTCTCGTGGCTCATCGGAGACAAAACGGACACCACCATCACGGACGAGACGAGCTGCGCATATGATCG GATCGTCGTGCACGGGAAGTCTTTCCTGAAAGCCATAATGCCGTTCTCCGCCAAAGTCTTCAACTTCCCTCAGGAGTTCAAACTGACCAGGACAACA GCTCTGCAGGTGAGCGAGCACTTTCCTGTGGAGGTGAGCCTCAAGAGCTCAGCCCTGCTCCTTCAAGCCACGCCGCTCCTGCTTCTACTTACCGTCACCCTCGGCTGCTTGCTGTTGTCTCTGTGA
- the hm13 gene encoding minor histocompatibility antigen H13 isoform X2, with amino-acid sequence MSEVEKASTSTPETAAAAAAALLDALNATDSNGTEALNATAKFVATPEGTVLAYGSLVLMALVPIFFGALRSVACSKSKNTSDMPETITSRDAARFPIIASCTLFGLYLFFKVFSQEYINLLLSAYFFVLGVLALSHTMSPLLSSIMPASVPNKQYQLLFTQGAAEAKEEIINYEFDTNNLVCLLVSSVVGVWYVLKKHWIANNLFGLAFALNGVELLHLNNVSTGCILLGGLFVYDIFWVFGTNVMVTVAKSFEAPIKLVFPQDLLEKGLDARNFAMLGLGDIVIPGIFIALLLRFDVSLKKNSRTYFCSSFLAYIFGLGLTIFVMHTFKHAQPALLYLVPACVGFPIVVALFKGELNEMFRYEESFGEEELAKDDSSESVKKDQ; translated from the exons ATGTCTGAGGTGGAAAAAGCCAGCACCTCAACTCCGgagaccgccgccgccgccgccgcagctctCCTGGACGCCCTGAACGCCACCGACTCCAACGGGACGGAAGCGCTCAACGCGACCGCCAAGTTCGTGGCCACGCCGGAGGGCACGGTACTTGCGTACGGCAGCCTAGTGCTCATGGCTCTGGTGCCCATCTTCTTCGGAGCTCTGCGCTCCGTGGCCTGCTCCAAGTCGAAG AACACTTCAGACATGCCAGAGACCATCACAAGCCGAGATGCCGCCAGATTCCCAATCATAGCCAGCTGTACTCTCTTTGGACTCTACCTTTTCTTTAAG GTGTTTTCCCAAGAATACATAAACCTGCTGCTGTCAGCCTACTTCTTCGTGCTTGGCGTGCTGGCTCTGTCTCACACAATGAG TCCTTTGCTGTCCAGTATCATGCCTGCTTCTGTGCCAAACAAGCAATACCAGCTGCTTTTCACACAGGGGGCTGCTGAGGCCAAAGAAG AGATCATTAACTACGAGTTTGACACCAACAACCTGGTGTGTCTCCTTGTCAGCAGTGTGGTGGGCGTCTGGTACGTTCTCAAAAAG CATTGGATCGCCAACAATCTCTTTGGCCTGGCTTTCGCCCTCAACGGGGTTGAACTTCTGCACCTGAACAATGTCAGCACCGGATGCATCCTGCTCGGAGGGCTGTTTGTCTACGACATCTTCTGG GTATTTGGTACCAACGTCATGGTGACAGTTGCCAAGTCTTTTGAGGCGCCAATCAAAT TGGTCTTTCCTCAAGACTTGCTGGAGAAAGGTCTGGATGCTCGCAACTTCGCCATGCTCGGTCTGGGTGACATCGTCATTCCCGGCATCTTCATTGCGCTGCTGCTGCGTTTTGACGTCAG CCTGAAGAAGAACAGCAGGACTTACTTTTGCTCCAGTTTCCTCGCCTACATTTTCGGACTAGGCCTCACCATCTTCGTCATGCACACCTTCAAACATGCACAG cCTGCTCTGCTGTACCTGGTGCCTGCGTGTGTGGGCTTCCCCATTGTAGTGGCCCTCTTCAAAGGAGAACTTAACGAGATGTTCAG
- the hm13 gene encoding minor histocompatibility antigen H13 isoform X3, producing MSEVEKASTSTPETAAAAAAALLDALNATDSNGTEALNATAKFVATPEGTVLAYGSLVLMALVPIFFGALRSVACSKSKELGEKAYESGIRNTSDMPETITSRDAARFPIIASCTLFGLYLFFKVFSQEYINLLLSAYFFVLGVLALSHTMSPLLSSIMPASVPNKQYQLLFTQGAAEAKEEIINYEFDTNNLVCLLVSSVVGVWYVLKKHWIANNLFGLAFALNGVELLHLNNVSTGCILLGGLFVYDIFWVFGTNVMVTVAKSFEAPIKLVFPQDLLEKGLDARNFAMLGLGDIVIPGIFIALLLRFDVSLKKNSRTYFCSSFLAYIFGLGLTIFVMHTFKHAQVRGILWGGGAS from the exons ATGTCTGAGGTGGAAAAAGCCAGCACCTCAACTCCGgagaccgccgccgccgccgccgcagctctCCTGGACGCCCTGAACGCCACCGACTCCAACGGGACGGAAGCGCTCAACGCGACCGCCAAGTTCGTGGCCACGCCGGAGGGCACGGTACTTGCGTACGGCAGCCTAGTGCTCATGGCTCTGGTGCCCATCTTCTTCGGAGCTCTGCGCTCCGTGGCCTGCTCCAAGTCGAAG GAGCTCGGAGAAAAAGCGTACGAGTCGGGCATCCGT AACACTTCAGACATGCCAGAGACCATCACAAGCCGAGATGCCGCCAGATTCCCAATCATAGCCAGCTGTACTCTCTTTGGACTCTACCTTTTCTTTAAG GTGTTTTCCCAAGAATACATAAACCTGCTGCTGTCAGCCTACTTCTTCGTGCTTGGCGTGCTGGCTCTGTCTCACACAATGAG TCCTTTGCTGTCCAGTATCATGCCTGCTTCTGTGCCAAACAAGCAATACCAGCTGCTTTTCACACAGGGGGCTGCTGAGGCCAAAGAAG AGATCATTAACTACGAGTTTGACACCAACAACCTGGTGTGTCTCCTTGTCAGCAGTGTGGTGGGCGTCTGGTACGTTCTCAAAAAG CATTGGATCGCCAACAATCTCTTTGGCCTGGCTTTCGCCCTCAACGGGGTTGAACTTCTGCACCTGAACAATGTCAGCACCGGATGCATCCTGCTCGGAGGGCTGTTTGTCTACGACATCTTCTGG GTATTTGGTACCAACGTCATGGTGACAGTTGCCAAGTCTTTTGAGGCGCCAATCAAAT TGGTCTTTCCTCAAGACTTGCTGGAGAAAGGTCTGGATGCTCGCAACTTCGCCATGCTCGGTCTGGGTGACATCGTCATTCCCGGCATCTTCATTGCGCTGCTGCTGCGTTTTGACGTCAG CCTGAAGAAGAACAGCAGGACTTACTTTTGCTCCAGTTTCCTCGCCTACATTTTCGGACTAGGCCTCACCATCTTCGTCATGCACACCTTCAAACATGCACAG
- the LOC144013369 gene encoding deoxyribonuclease gamma-like isoform X5 — translation MRWRVPCRCLLPAFLCVAVWGGAISAFRICAYNLQKLDSQKASNNRVLHTITRIASRCDIILLQEVMASDSSSIKSLLASLNRYSRREAQRYDGYHYSSVSSSSLGKPDDLQKYVFIYRTETVHVKGQHQYQGQNHFVRAPFAVYVHSNTTAIKNFVLGGLHADPSSAVQEIDRLYDVFKQVLNKWNDKNVMFLGNFHAGCAYMTRRDKKNIRLVTNTSFSWLIGDKTDTTITDETSCAYDRIVVHGKSFLKAIMPFSAKVFNFPQEFKLTRTTALQVSEHFPVEVSLKSSALLLQATPLLLLLTVTLGCLLLSL, via the exons ATGAGGTGGCGTGTTCCTTGCCGTTGTCTCTTgccggccttcctgtgtgtgGCGGTTTGGGGCGGGGCCATCTCGGCGTTCAGGATCTGTGCCTACAATCTGCAGAAGCTTGACTCACAGAAGGCGTCAAACAACAGAGTGCTGCACACAATCACGCGG ATCGCATCTCGTTGTGACATCATACTCCTCCAGGAAGTGATGGCTTCTGATAGCTCCTCCATCAAAAGTCTGCTGGCGTCACTCAACAGGTACAGTAGAAG GGAAGCTCAAAG GTATGACGGTTACCACTACAGCTCAGTGTCCAGCTCCAGTCTGGGGAAGCCGGATGACCTTCAGAAGTACGTTTTCATCTACAG GACAGAGACCGTGCATGTGAAGGGTCAGCATCAGTATCAGGGCCAGAATCATTTTGTCCGAGCGCCGTTTGCCGTTTACGTCCACAGCAACACAACTG CTATCAAGAATTTTGTTCTGGGCGGGCTGCACGCTGACCCAAGCAGCGCCGTCCAGGAGATCGACCGCCTGTATGATGTTTTCAAACAAGTACTAAACAAATGGAACGACAAG aACGTGATGTTCTTAGGAAATTTCCACGCTGGCTGCGCTTACATGACACGCCGTGACAAAAAGAACATCCGACTCGTCACCAACACCAGCTTCTCGTGGCTCATCGGAGACAAAACGGACACCACCATCACGGACGAGACGAGCTGCGCATATGATCG GATCGTCGTGCACGGGAAGTCTTTCCTGAAAGCCATAATGCCGTTCTCCGCCAAAGTCTTCAACTTCCCTCAGGAGTTCAAACTGACCAGGACAACA GCTCTGCAGGTGAGCGAGCACTTTCCTGTGGAGGTGAGCCTCAAGAGCTCAGCCCTGCTCCTTCAAGCCACGCCGCTCCTGCTTCTACTTACCGTCACCCTCGGCTGCTTGCTGTTGTCTCTGTGA
- the hm13 gene encoding minor histocompatibility antigen H13 isoform X4 has protein sequence MSEVEKASTSTPETAAAAAAALLDALNATDSNGTEALNATAKFVATPEGTVLAYGSLVLMALVPIFFGALRSVACSKSKNTSDMPETITSRDAARFPIIASCTLFGLYLFFKVFSQEYINLLLSAYFFVLGVLALSHTMSPLLSSIMPASVPNKQYQLLFTQGAAEAKEEIINYEFDTNNLVCLLVSSVVGVWYVLKKHWIANNLFGLAFALNGVELLHLNNVSTGCILLGGLFVYDIFWVFGTNVMVTVAKSFEAPIKLVFPQDLLEKGLDARNFAMLGLGDIVIPGIFIALLLRFDVSLKKNSRTYFCSSFLAYIFGLGLTIFVMHTFKHAQPALLYLVPACVGFPIVVALFKGELNEMFSYESSEGVLPASPRLTSFPSVSGSPASLSDSMSADSMATDSSHRRRLQTAAMLTGHP, from the exons ATGTCTGAGGTGGAAAAAGCCAGCACCTCAACTCCGgagaccgccgccgccgccgccgcagctctCCTGGACGCCCTGAACGCCACCGACTCCAACGGGACGGAAGCGCTCAACGCGACCGCCAAGTTCGTGGCCACGCCGGAGGGCACGGTACTTGCGTACGGCAGCCTAGTGCTCATGGCTCTGGTGCCCATCTTCTTCGGAGCTCTGCGCTCCGTGGCCTGCTCCAAGTCGAAG AACACTTCAGACATGCCAGAGACCATCACAAGCCGAGATGCCGCCAGATTCCCAATCATAGCCAGCTGTACTCTCTTTGGACTCTACCTTTTCTTTAAG GTGTTTTCCCAAGAATACATAAACCTGCTGCTGTCAGCCTACTTCTTCGTGCTTGGCGTGCTGGCTCTGTCTCACACAATGAG TCCTTTGCTGTCCAGTATCATGCCTGCTTCTGTGCCAAACAAGCAATACCAGCTGCTTTTCACACAGGGGGCTGCTGAGGCCAAAGAAG AGATCATTAACTACGAGTTTGACACCAACAACCTGGTGTGTCTCCTTGTCAGCAGTGTGGTGGGCGTCTGGTACGTTCTCAAAAAG CATTGGATCGCCAACAATCTCTTTGGCCTGGCTTTCGCCCTCAACGGGGTTGAACTTCTGCACCTGAACAATGTCAGCACCGGATGCATCCTGCTCGGAGGGCTGTTTGTCTACGACATCTTCTGG GTATTTGGTACCAACGTCATGGTGACAGTTGCCAAGTCTTTTGAGGCGCCAATCAAAT TGGTCTTTCCTCAAGACTTGCTGGAGAAAGGTCTGGATGCTCGCAACTTCGCCATGCTCGGTCTGGGTGACATCGTCATTCCCGGCATCTTCATTGCGCTGCTGCTGCGTTTTGACGTCAG CCTGAAGAAGAACAGCAGGACTTACTTTTGCTCCAGTTTCCTCGCCTACATTTTCGGACTAGGCCTCACCATCTTCGTCATGCACACCTTCAAACATGCACAG cCTGCTCTGCTGTACCTGGTGCCTGCGTGTGTGGGCTTCCCCATTGTAGTGGCCCTCTTCAAAGGAGAACTTAACGAGATGTTCAG TTATGAGTCATCCGAGGGTGTCCTCCCAGCCTCTCCCAGGCTCACGTCCTTCCCAAGCGTCAGCGGCTCGCCCGCCAG
- the hm13 gene encoding minor histocompatibility antigen H13 isoform X1 yields MSEVEKASTSTPETAAAAAAALLDALNATDSNGTEALNATAKFVATPEGTVLAYGSLVLMALVPIFFGALRSVACSKSKELGEKAYESGIRNTSDMPETITSRDAARFPIIASCTLFGLYLFFKVFSQEYINLLLSAYFFVLGVLALSHTMSPLLSSIMPASVPNKQYQLLFTQGAAEAKEEIINYEFDTNNLVCLLVSSVVGVWYVLKKHWIANNLFGLAFALNGVELLHLNNVSTGCILLGGLFVYDIFWVFGTNVMVTVAKSFEAPIKLVFPQDLLEKGLDARNFAMLGLGDIVIPGIFIALLLRFDVSLKKNSRTYFCSSFLAYIFGLGLTIFVMHTFKHAQPALLYLVPACVGFPIVVALFKGELNEMFRYEESFGEEELAKDDSSESVKKDQ; encoded by the exons ATGTCTGAGGTGGAAAAAGCCAGCACCTCAACTCCGgagaccgccgccgccgccgccgcagctctCCTGGACGCCCTGAACGCCACCGACTCCAACGGGACGGAAGCGCTCAACGCGACCGCCAAGTTCGTGGCCACGCCGGAGGGCACGGTACTTGCGTACGGCAGCCTAGTGCTCATGGCTCTGGTGCCCATCTTCTTCGGAGCTCTGCGCTCCGTGGCCTGCTCCAAGTCGAAG GAGCTCGGAGAAAAAGCGTACGAGTCGGGCATCCGT AACACTTCAGACATGCCAGAGACCATCACAAGCCGAGATGCCGCCAGATTCCCAATCATAGCCAGCTGTACTCTCTTTGGACTCTACCTTTTCTTTAAG GTGTTTTCCCAAGAATACATAAACCTGCTGCTGTCAGCCTACTTCTTCGTGCTTGGCGTGCTGGCTCTGTCTCACACAATGAG TCCTTTGCTGTCCAGTATCATGCCTGCTTCTGTGCCAAACAAGCAATACCAGCTGCTTTTCACACAGGGGGCTGCTGAGGCCAAAGAAG AGATCATTAACTACGAGTTTGACACCAACAACCTGGTGTGTCTCCTTGTCAGCAGTGTGGTGGGCGTCTGGTACGTTCTCAAAAAG CATTGGATCGCCAACAATCTCTTTGGCCTGGCTTTCGCCCTCAACGGGGTTGAACTTCTGCACCTGAACAATGTCAGCACCGGATGCATCCTGCTCGGAGGGCTGTTTGTCTACGACATCTTCTGG GTATTTGGTACCAACGTCATGGTGACAGTTGCCAAGTCTTTTGAGGCGCCAATCAAAT TGGTCTTTCCTCAAGACTTGCTGGAGAAAGGTCTGGATGCTCGCAACTTCGCCATGCTCGGTCTGGGTGACATCGTCATTCCCGGCATCTTCATTGCGCTGCTGCTGCGTTTTGACGTCAG CCTGAAGAAGAACAGCAGGACTTACTTTTGCTCCAGTTTCCTCGCCTACATTTTCGGACTAGGCCTCACCATCTTCGTCATGCACACCTTCAAACATGCACAG cCTGCTCTGCTGTACCTGGTGCCTGCGTGTGTGGGCTTCCCCATTGTAGTGGCCCTCTTCAAAGGAGAACTTAACGAGATGTTCAG